GGAGCAAACCAACAGTGACCCAAAAAATATGACCGGAATTAGAGCAGAGATGGGTATGATGTCTGTAATTTTCCTCCATTCCgtgcttttatgtttttcagtttgttcacaAATGTGggccacaataaaaaaaataaattgtcaatATTGGTTATAAAGATATGTCCACAGATTTTGTATATAATTTTAGGTTATGGTGTAAAACAGCATCAATGTGACAGTTTCTTCCCTGTGAAGCTCACTGAAGCAGTGAGTTAGATGCTAATACTCTGTCTCAGATGAAGCTTCTGTGCCATACACGAAATTAGCATGACTTCATGTTCATGTTTCTAATGCACAGATCAGAAGAAAGCAGCAGAAGCAACAGCCGATTCATCTGAAGGTGATGAAGCTCCACTTCTGTTCTTCTGTTGAGCAAATTACAGACTCAAACAgcactgaggggaaaaaaagcataacGTTGAATACAACAGCTCACAAGTTCACGGAAGTTGTTAAATTCACTGCCCACCACATCGTCATAATTCATTTTCTGTCACAGGTTGCATGGTGAGCTCTAGTCATACTCTTTGGAGATCCGCCCAGAAGTGCACTAAATGTTTGGTCTGACTTCTTTTTGGTTTACTAGTACATGCTGTTCTAAAGAAAGAGGACCAGAATGATGGCTCAGAAAAGGCAGACAATGGTGAGTAAGATGTTGATACTCATTTAAACTTCTGTACCTAAGAAGACAATGAgaattattgtattttacagGCACACTGCCCCCTTCATATTCTCCCCTACACATACCAGCAGACTCAAACTTCATTCTGTACCTCAACAGCACATATACATGATGCCACTTCAATGGTCAATCCAAGTGAGCAGGAGCAAACCAACAGTGATCCAAAAAATATGACCGGAATTAGAGCAGAGATGGGTATGATGTCTGTAATTTTCCTCCATTCCgtgcttttatgtttttcagtttgttcacgAACGTgggcaacaataaaaaaaaaaaaattgtcaattATTGGTTATAATGATAATGTGTCCACAGATTTTGTATATAATTTTAGGTTATGGTGTAAAACAGCATCAATGTGACAGTTTCTTCCCTGTGAAGCTCACTGAAGCAGTGAGTTAGATGCTAATACTCTGTCTCAGATGAAGCTTCTGTGCCATACACGAAATTAGCATGACTTCATGTTCATGTTTCTAATGCACAGATCAGAAGAAAGCAGCAGAAGCAACAGCCGATTCATCTGAAGGTGATGAAGCTCCACTTCTGTTCTTCTGTTGAGCAAATTACAGACTCAAACAgcactgaggggaaaaaaagcataatgtTGAATACAACAGCTCACAGGTTCATGGAAGTTGTTAAATTCACTGCCCACCACATCgtcattcattttctgtcacaGGTTACATGGTGAGCTCTAGTCATACTCTTTGGAGATCCTCCCTGAAGTGCACTAAATGTTTGGTCTGACTTCTTTTTGGTTTACTAGTACATGCTGTTCTAAAGAAAGAGGACCAGAATGATGGCTCAGAAAAGGCAGACAATGGTGAGTAAGATGTTGATACTCATTTAAACTTCTGTACCTAAGAAGACAATGAgaattattgtattttacagGCACACTGCCTCCTTCATATTTCCCAATGCACAGGTCAGCAGACTCAGGATTTACCCCATCTGGAGAAGCAGGCTCGGACCAACAGTGATTCACAAAATGTCACAGATAAATGTGATGGACCCGAGCCAAGTAATATATTGTGATTTCctttttactattatttttagGTTTTGTTCCCTGATGTAGGatgagtttgttttggtttcatcagaATTGGTTTCTTCTATTCAGGGTTAGGAAATTCTTAAATTCCAGGAGAGGTCCCAATGTCTTACTAGAAGGACTCAAACTAACCTTATTATAGTAGTTTAATTGGACTGTTTTGGATTAAATATCAGGATGTTGGAGTAGTCCTTTGACTCAGTATGACCTATGTGagataatgtatttttttctctgttcataAGTTAAAGAtgttgctgctctctctctctctctcaaaacgAACTTTTATACCAAAGAGAAAATCAAAATTGATGTTGTACACAAGTAtgtgaatttattcattattcagcacCTGAAGTTAACCGGTCTCAGTCTTCTTCTGATGGTGATGTTGAATCTACTGCAGCTCAGGCTGGTAAGACCACTTAAGTGTTCGATGTTACTGAGTGCAATGCCATGATAGTTTACCTCCTGACATACAGGGCTTTGTTGAGCATATGCAGGCCCTTTTCTTTGGGGGCCAATTCAATCAATGTTCACTGTGCGAAGCTCacagaatttattattatttgcttttctttctcagtTCATAACTTAAAGGTGTTGCTACTGTCTCTCAAAATGATCTTCTATACCAAAGAGAAAATCAGAATTGATGTTGTACACAAGTATGTGAACCTATTCATGTTTTCTGATAAGCAGATCGGCAGATGTCAGATTTACCCTTAACAGAAGCACCTCAAGTTGACCGGTCTCAGTCTTCTTCTGATGATGATGTGGAATCTACTGCAGCTCAGACTGGTAAGACCACtgaagtgttcagtgttactGTGTACGATgcctaacaaataaataaataatagtttacctcctgacatacagtacagggcTTTGTTGAGCACATGAAGGCCGTTTTCTTTGGGGGATCAATCCAATGTTCACCGTGTGAAGCTCACAGAatttcttatttgtttatttgctagACGGCCCTGTTTTACCTCCTGGACAAAAAGATGTAATAAAAGAATCAACTTTTACTCCCACTCTTCAAGCAAAGCCGTGTCTTCAAGATGACTCCAGACCCAAAGATTTATCCAGTAATACTCTTATTTTctactgtctgtgctgtaaagattttcttaaatatttttttctatacaGTTGAATCAACAACTGAATACCAGtcaggattttctttttctccccctccctcatctACAGGAAATTTGCCTGTGATATTGGCAGTTTTAGTGATCGCTGTCATTGGTGGTTTATTCTGCTTAAATGGCTCAAGTACACAACCTGACCCAAGGGAGTACAGCAGTGTTGACATCTTTCGCCGGGAATTTGGCAAGATGAAAGACAGCTTCCCCAGCCAGAGGGCGGAGCTGTGGAAGCGCACCAAGATCCACCTGGAGAGGCACCTGCAGACGGCCAAGCCCACGGAGCCGGTCAGCATGATCCTGACCTCGGGGCGCGGGGCCGAGAGGACGCTGCACTGCCTGGCCGGCCGCATGGCCGCCGCCTTCTCCACAGCCCTCGGGGCCTCCGGGGCCTCTGTCCTCCATGTAGacggggccgccgccgccgcgctggAGAGCGACCGGGTCAAGCTGGACATCGACCAGCGGCTGAGCGGGGCCTTCGAGGGTGACGGGAGGGCGGCGGTCGTCCACCGTTTCGAGGAGCTCCCCCCGGGCTCCACGCTCATCTTCTACAGGTACTGCGACCATGAGAACGCCGCATACAAGAAGGTGCTGCTGGTCTTCACCgtgctgctggaggaggacgaGCTCAAATCACATCTGGGCCTGAGTACTGTAGAGGAGATGGTGCAGGATCACATTCAGTACAagttcctctcctctgctcagcCACCCAGTTTTGACAAAATGGACGTGGATAAATTAAGTGGACTGTGGAGTCGAATCTCTCATCTCACCCTGCCTGTGGCTGTGGAGGGGTCCATAGAGATGCATGGCTGTGAGATCTAAGCACTTCAGGCATGGAAACATGCACTGGAACATCTAAGCACTGACTCTGTGTTCGGTGTGTTTGGGCCTGTTGCTTTTTTCACAGGTCTGAGAAATGGTGATTTGAGAAAAATGTATGCACTACGTGTTCAAATTATTACTAATGGTTGCCAAATGTACTGGATTTAAGAGAAactggaaagaaagaaaatgtctgtcATCATGTAATGTTGAAGAAATCATGGAGTCATAGGAAGACATTCATGTTTACTGTTTGGGTTAGAAGTAatatggtgaaataaaaaatgaagggtGATGTTGAGATAATTATGGCCAGTCATTATAGCTTTTGTCAttgaaaagtttaaaaacagGTTATTACTTAATCAGTTATCTGTTCATAAACTTTATGAGCACTGGGACAACATTATGTTGTCTCAATAAAGGTTTATGTTGGGGTAAATAAAGAATGGACCCACACTCTGATCCCACTTATTTATTACAAGCGATGATTTCGACCTACAGCCCTCCATTGGGTTACTAACAATGCTGAGGTAACCCAATGAAGATTTGTTTCCAAGAATTAACTTTGACAGTGAATCAGAAATTATCTTTCGTCAGATGTAATTTTCTTACCCTGCCCCTGTGCATGTTATTGGATGTACATTTGATAATTTCCTTATGTGAATAAAGATTTTTGCCTTAAATTGTAATCAGTTCTTGAAGTGTGTCTGCAGTGCGCTCATTTTGGATGCTAGTATTATACATGCTCACCAGTGAGTAAACGTGTAGCCTATTCCTTCGCTTTCACTGCAGCTTGTCTCCCACATAAAGAACGAATGCACAGCATTATAGATGACAGAAATGTACAGCATTTGTTTGAAAAAGTGACAAATGGATAGCATTCTGATTCTGAATCAAATGACGTGACTCAGGTGACTTACATCAGTTCAAAGATATTCGACAATATGGGCTGCATGTTAACAGTGGCAAAGGCAGCAGATGGATGGCACTAGTTTCACTCTACTTTAGGATTAGAATCTACTCTAATCCACCTCTAGCAAGTGAATTAGTACAGCATCATATGTCGATCAAAATCACGTTCCATTAGCTTTGTCGCATGAAGTTGCAACGAGAtaagtttattatttaatggaaaagggGCTACCTCAATGAACTACATAATAATAGTTCAGTGGTTTAGCTATAGCTAATTGACAGCATCTCACTTCCAGACTCTCCCATGTCACAAAATATGATGTAGCTCATCATTCCGAAGATTGTTGGAAAAGGGAGGCTGTGTAAAAAGAATAAGCAATTTGTTCTTTTAGGGCttatttattccatttatttcaataaaattgtgttttaacgCTGTTAATCATACAATAGGACAACTGCTTCCATTTgatgtatttcattttgtataATGTCTTGTGCTTACCCTTTAACAACAATGCACCTTCAGAAGGCGTGGCACAATGTGTTGCGTCACAAGGAGTGCGTGTTTCCGGTTAGAAACGGTGCTCTTTCGGAAATTGTCCCAGGGAAACAAATGTGTTACGCATTTGAGTTGACGGTTAAGACTGAAAGTTGTTTTCAGTGAAAAGTAATTTTTCTAGCGATATAACTAGATATCTGAATGGATTCCGCTGGCTATTCAAATAAAGCACATGGGACAAATATGAGGGTAACAAGACTAGCGGCAAAGGAAGGTTTGTATCACGAAATGGTTAGTGTTATCTTTTACAATGACAGTATAATACTTTCTACCTAGCCAGTCAGATACAAGAGCATTTCCGATATGGTTTATGAAATATAGCTAGTAACCTTAAACAGCATTGATGGATGTGTTAACACATCAACATATTGATgtgttgacagaaaaaaactacGGAAATGTATTACAATATGTATTCCGATTCTCTTTCTTACGCTGCGTTTTCGATTCCCAACTAAGTTAGTTTCATTTTCGCCTACTACTCGGCTAGTTGGAGCTAGCTAGGTAATTTGACTATTTGGTAGCATTAACTCGATAGCGAtccacatttatacagcttgccAGTGTAGTACCAGTCCAGTGAGTTTGCTAATTAAGTGTTTACTGTCTGGGATCACATTCTTTCCCAGTGTTTGGAACGTTGGTGTGAACGTTggttagccaaaaaaaaaaaaaaaaaaaaaacaaccctgagAATACAGGCCTAGTTTAATTTCTGGTTACCAAGATGTGCCCACCTCATCCCCATACCTGCCCGCATGACCACCCGACACAGGAAAtataattccattaaaaaatCACTTTAGTCAAATCATGCAGTGGGTTATGGTTAGGAattctcatcataatgaagaaaatggtgaaaccaaaatgtactctttaataaaagctgaaaatctgcactttaaccacatgtgaattgtttgattacaaatccaaAACTGAGCCagattaagaagaaaaaaaaaaaagtttgggtctttgtcccaaacattatggaaggcactgtatagctgtgctattttttttatccatttgACATCTGTGTCTTTACTTATTATATTTCGTGGTAGcttgtttatattcatttttgtattcctaATGTTT
This is a stretch of genomic DNA from Anguilla rostrata isolate EN2019 chromosome 4, ASM1855537v3, whole genome shotgun sequence. It encodes these proteins:
- the LOC135253187 gene encoding torsin-1A-interacting protein 2-like isoform X3 — protein: METSNITTNAHIHDATSVGDQSEQEQTNSGPENTTGITAESDQQRAAEATADASEVNTVLKKEDQNDGSEKADNAHIHDATSMVNPSEQEQTNSDPKNMTGIRAEMDQKKAAEATADSSEVHAVLKKEDQNDGSEKADNAHIHDATSMVNPSEQEQTNSDPKNMTGIRAEMDQKKAAEATADSSEVHAVLKKEDQNDGSEKADNGQQTQDLPHLEKQARTNSDSQNVTDKCDGPEPTPEVNRSQSSSDGDVESTAAQAADRQMSDLPLTEAPQVDRSQSSSDDDVESTAAQTDGPVLPPGQKDVIKESTFTPTLQAKPCLQDDSRPKDLSRNLPVILAVLVIAVIGGLFCLNGSSTQPDPREYSSVDIFRREFGKMKDSFPSQRAELWKRTKIHLERHLQTAKPTEPVSMILTSGRGAERTLHCLAGRMAAAFSTALGASGASVLHVDGAAAAALESDRVKLDIDQRLSGAFEGDGRAAVVHRFEELPPGSTLIFYRYCDHENAAYKKVLLVFTVLLEEDELKSHLGLSTVEEMVQDHIQYKFLSSAQPPSFDKMDVDKLSGLWSRISHLTLPVAVEGSIEMHGCEI
- the LOC135253187 gene encoding torsin-1A-interacting protein 2-like isoform X6 translates to METSNITTNASPGYGDVVSPDVEETNISLTKSDTGHGKEVNSHIHDATSVGDQSEQEQTNSGPENTTGITAESDQQRAAEATADASEVNTVLKKEDQNDGSEKADNAHIHDATSMVNPSEQEQTNSDPKNMTGIRAEMDQKKAAEATADSSEVHAVLKKEDQNDGSEKADNAHIHDATSMVNPSEQEQTNSDPKNMTGIRAEMDQKKAAEATADSSEVHAVLKKEDQNDGSEKADNAPEVNRSQSSSDGDVESTAAQADRQMSDLPLTEAPQVDRSQSSSDDDVESTAAQTDGPVLPPGQKDVIKESTFTPTLQAKPCLQDDSRPKDLSRNLPVILAVLVIAVIGGLFCLNGSSTQPDPREYSSVDIFRREFGKMKDSFPSQRAELWKRTKIHLERHLQTAKPTEPVSMILTSGRGAERTLHCLAGRMAAAFSTALGASGASVLHVDGAAAAALESDRVKLDIDQRLSGAFEGDGRAAVVHRFEELPPGSTLIFYRYCDHENAAYKKVLLVFTVLLEEDELKSHLGLSTVEEMVQDHIQYKFLSSAQPPSFDKMDVDKLSGLWSRISHLTLPVAVEGSIEMHGCEI
- the LOC135253187 gene encoding torsin-1A-interacting protein 2-like isoform X7, translating into METSNITTNASPGYGDVVSPDVEETNISLTKSDTGHGKEVNSHIHDATSVGDQSEQEQTNSGPENTTGITAESDQQRAAEATADASEVNTVLKKEDQNDGSEKADNVHAVLKKEDQNDGSEKADNAHIHDATSMVNPSEQEQTNSDPKNMTGIRAEMDQKKAAEATADSSEVHAVLKKEDQNDGSEKADNGQQTQDLPHLEKQARTNSDSQNVTDKCDGPEPTPEVNRSQSSSDGDVESTAAQAADRQMSDLPLTEAPQVDRSQSSSDDDVESTAAQTDGPVLPPGQKDVIKESTFTPTLQAKPCLQDDSRPKDLSRNLPVILAVLVIAVIGGLFCLNGSSTQPDPREYSSVDIFRREFGKMKDSFPSQRAELWKRTKIHLERHLQTAKPTEPVSMILTSGRGAERTLHCLAGRMAAAFSTALGASGASVLHVDGAAAAALESDRVKLDIDQRLSGAFEGDGRAAVVHRFEELPPGSTLIFYRYCDHENAAYKKVLLVFTVLLEEDELKSHLGLSTVEEMVQDHIQYKFLSSAQPPSFDKMDVDKLSGLWSRISHLTLPVAVEGSIEMHGCEI
- the LOC135253187 gene encoding torsin-1A-interacting protein 2-like isoform X4, whose product is METSNITTNASPGYGDVVSPDVEETNISLTKSDTGHGKEVNSHIHDATSVGDQSEQEQTNSGPENTTGITAESDQQRAAEATADASEVNTVLKKEDQNDGSEKADNAHIHDATSMVNPSEQEQTNSDPKNMTGIRAEMDQKKAAEATADSSEVHAVLKKEDQNDGSEKADNAHIHDATSMVNPSEQEQTNSDPKNMTGIRAEMDQKKAAEATADSSEVHAVLKKEDQNDGSEKADNAPEVNRSQSSSDGDVESTAAQAADRQMSDLPLTEAPQVDRSQSSSDDDVESTAAQTDGPVLPPGQKDVIKESTFTPTLQAKPCLQDDSRPKDLSRNLPVILAVLVIAVIGGLFCLNGSSTQPDPREYSSVDIFRREFGKMKDSFPSQRAELWKRTKIHLERHLQTAKPTEPVSMILTSGRGAERTLHCLAGRMAAAFSTALGASGASVLHVDGAAAAALESDRVKLDIDQRLSGAFEGDGRAAVVHRFEELPPGSTLIFYRYCDHENAAYKKVLLVFTVLLEEDELKSHLGLSTVEEMVQDHIQYKFLSSAQPPSFDKMDVDKLSGLWSRISHLTLPVAVEGSIEMHGCEI
- the LOC135253187 gene encoding torsin-1A-interacting protein 2-like isoform X2; amino-acid sequence: METSNITTNASPGYGDVVSPDVEETNISLTKSDTGHGKEVNSHIHDATSVGDQSEQEQTNSGPENTTGITAESDQQRAAEATADASEVNTVLKKEDQNDGSEKADNAHIHDATSMVNPSEQEQTNSDPKNMTGIRAEMDQKKAAEATADSSEVHAVLKKEDQNDGSEKADNAHIHDATSMVNPSEQEQTNSDPKNMTGIRAEMDQKKAAEATADSSEVHAVLKKEDQNDGSEKADNGQQTQDLPHLEKQARTNSDSQNVTDKCDGPEPTPEVNRSQSSSDGDVESTAAQADRQMSDLPLTEAPQVDRSQSSSDDDVESTAAQTDGPVLPPGQKDVIKESTFTPTLQAKPCLQDDSRPKDLSRNLPVILAVLVIAVIGGLFCLNGSSTQPDPREYSSVDIFRREFGKMKDSFPSQRAELWKRTKIHLERHLQTAKPTEPVSMILTSGRGAERTLHCLAGRMAAAFSTALGASGASVLHVDGAAAAALESDRVKLDIDQRLSGAFEGDGRAAVVHRFEELPPGSTLIFYRYCDHENAAYKKVLLVFTVLLEEDELKSHLGLSTVEEMVQDHIQYKFLSSAQPPSFDKMDVDKLSGLWSRISHLTLPVAVEGSIEMHGCEI
- the LOC135253187 gene encoding torsin-1A-interacting protein 2-like isoform X1, giving the protein METSNITTNASPGYGDVVSPDVEETNISLTKSDTGHGKEVNSHIHDATSVGDQSEQEQTNSGPENTTGITAESDQQRAAEATADASEVNTVLKKEDQNDGSEKADNAHIHDATSMVNPSEQEQTNSDPKNMTGIRAEMDQKKAAEATADSSEVHAVLKKEDQNDGSEKADNAHIHDATSMVNPSEQEQTNSDPKNMTGIRAEMDQKKAAEATADSSEVHAVLKKEDQNDGSEKADNGQQTQDLPHLEKQARTNSDSQNVTDKCDGPEPTPEVNRSQSSSDGDVESTAAQAADRQMSDLPLTEAPQVDRSQSSSDDDVESTAAQTDGPVLPPGQKDVIKESTFTPTLQAKPCLQDDSRPKDLSRNLPVILAVLVIAVIGGLFCLNGSSTQPDPREYSSVDIFRREFGKMKDSFPSQRAELWKRTKIHLERHLQTAKPTEPVSMILTSGRGAERTLHCLAGRMAAAFSTALGASGASVLHVDGAAAAALESDRVKLDIDQRLSGAFEGDGRAAVVHRFEELPPGSTLIFYRYCDHENAAYKKVLLVFTVLLEEDELKSHLGLSTVEEMVQDHIQYKFLSSAQPPSFDKMDVDKLSGLWSRISHLTLPVAVEGSIEMHGCEI
- the LOC135253187 gene encoding torsin-1A-interacting protein 2-like isoform X5, whose amino-acid sequence is METSNITTNASPGYGDVVSPDVEETNISLTKSDTGHGKEVNSHIHDATSVGDQSEQEQTNSGPENTTGITAESDQQRAAEATADASEVNTVLKKEDQNDGSEKADNDQKKAAEATADSSEVHAVLKKEDQNDGSEKADNAHIHDATSMVNPSEQEQTNSDPKNMTGIRAEMDQKKAAEATADSSEVHAVLKKEDQNDGSEKADNGQQTQDLPHLEKQARTNSDSQNVTDKCDGPEPTPEVNRSQSSSDGDVESTAAQAADRQMSDLPLTEAPQVDRSQSSSDDDVESTAAQTDGPVLPPGQKDVIKESTFTPTLQAKPCLQDDSRPKDLSRNLPVILAVLVIAVIGGLFCLNGSSTQPDPREYSSVDIFRREFGKMKDSFPSQRAELWKRTKIHLERHLQTAKPTEPVSMILTSGRGAERTLHCLAGRMAAAFSTALGASGASVLHVDGAAAAALESDRVKLDIDQRLSGAFEGDGRAAVVHRFEELPPGSTLIFYRYCDHENAAYKKVLLVFTVLLEEDELKSHLGLSTVEEMVQDHIQYKFLSSAQPPSFDKMDVDKLSGLWSRISHLTLPVAVEGSIEMHGCEI